The following are encoded in a window of Flavobacterium psychrotrophum genomic DNA:
- a CDS encoding TonB-dependent receptor: MKQLYFILTIFVACISYGQSNIKGIVTDGYQPVAGATVSLEIPNYITATDGDGAYLLEDVPAGNHTLTISYIGFKTVTKQLSVTPGKELTVITTLKEDDKALEEVVITGTMKEVSRSDSPIPVEIITPKLFRKNPTASLFEAVGMINGVMPQLNCNVCNTGDIHINGMEGPYTMILIDGMPIVSALSTVYGLSGIPNSIVERIEVVKGPASSLYGSEAMGGLINVITKSPSKAPTVSADYFFTSWGELSADAAVKINAGKASSLLGINYFNYNVKADKNNDNFTDVTQQNRISIFNKWSFERKENRLASIAARYVYEDRWGGEMQWTKQFRGSDSIYGESIYTKRAELIGLYQLPFTEKIFTQFSYNWHNQNSWYGTTPYMATQQVGFLQTYWDKQFGENHTFLLGAALRYTRYDDNTPATASADGTENRPQNTPLPGIFVQDEWTLNDKHKLLGGYRFDYDRNHGGVHSPRVAYKFSPDVQNTFRASFGTGFRVVNLFTEDHAALTGARQVVITESLKPERSYNGNLNYVWKFPAKPFILNLDVTAFYSYFTNKIVGDFDTDPTKIIYANLNGHAISQGISVNTDLQFNFPLKLMAGISYIDVFRIENTLGESQRIQQLHAPKWSGNFIATYSLPNNYSVDVTGNWYGPMRLPIQPNDYRPEYSPWYCTANIQFTKKMDYGLEIYCGFKNIFDFVPRYSLMRPFDPFNKDADNPVSNPNGYTFDTAYNYASLQGRRVFLGMRYNLGI; the protein is encoded by the coding sequence ATGAAACAATTATATTTTATACTCACAATTTTTGTTGCCTGCATATCATATGGGCAAAGCAATATTAAAGGCATAGTAACAGATGGCTATCAACCCGTCGCCGGAGCTACAGTTTCTCTTGAAATACCTAACTACATAACCGCAACCGATGGTGATGGTGCATATTTATTAGAAGATGTACCGGCAGGTAACCACACCCTGACCATAAGCTACATCGGTTTTAAAACGGTTACAAAGCAACTTAGCGTTACACCCGGCAAAGAGCTTACTGTTATTACAACATTAAAAGAAGACGATAAGGCATTAGAAGAAGTAGTAATTACAGGAACGATGAAAGAGGTAAGCCGATCCGACAGCCCCATTCCGGTAGAAATAATAACACCAAAACTTTTCAGGAAAAATCCTACCGCCAGCCTGTTTGAAGCCGTGGGGATGATTAATGGTGTAATGCCACAACTTAATTGTAACGTTTGTAATACCGGCGACATCCATATTAATGGTATGGAAGGCCCCTATACCATGATACTTATAGACGGCATGCCCATAGTAAGCGCCCTGAGTACGGTATACGGATTAAGCGGCATACCTAATAGTATTGTAGAGCGTATAGAGGTTGTTAAGGGCCCGGCATCATCACTATATGGTAGTGAGGCTATGGGTGGGCTAATTAATGTAATTACCAAATCGCCATCTAAAGCACCAACAGTAAGCGCCGATTACTTTTTTACGAGCTGGGGAGAACTTAGTGCCGATGCCGCAGTAAAGATTAACGCAGGCAAGGCCAGTTCGCTTTTAGGGATCAATTACTTTAACTATAACGTAAAGGCCGATAAAAACAACGACAACTTTACCGATGTTACCCAGCAAAACCGCATCTCAATATTCAACAAATGGAGTTTTGAACGGAAAGAAAACCGTCTGGCCAGCATTGCAGCCCGATACGTGTATGAAGACCGCTGGGGTGGCGAAATGCAATGGACAAAGCAGTTTCGTGGTAGCGACAGTATTTATGGCGAAAGCATTTACACAAAACGTGCTGAGCTTATTGGCCTTTACCAGCTGCCTTTTACCGAAAAGATATTTACACAATTTTCTTACAACTGGCACAACCAGAATTCCTGGTACGGCACCACACCTTATATGGCTACACAACAGGTAGGCTTTTTGCAAACCTACTGGGATAAGCAATTTGGCGAGAACCACACATTCCTGCTTGGTGCTGCACTGCGCTATACCCGTTATGATGACAACACGCCTGCAACGGCCAGTGCAGACGGTACTGAAAATCGCCCTCAGAACACCCCACTACCCGGCATTTTTGTACAGGATGAATGGACGCTAAACGATAAGCACAAACTACTGGGCGGCTACCGCTTTGATTATGATAGAAACCACGGTGGGGTGCATTCGCCACGGGTGGCTTATAAATTTTCGCCGGATGTGCAAAATACGTTCAGGGCAAGCTTCGGTACAGGATTCAGGGTCGTAAATTTATTTACCGAAGACCATGCCGCCCTTACCGGCGCGCGACAGGTGGTAATAACCGAAAGCCTGAAACCGGAACGCTCATATAACGGTAACCTTAACTATGTGTGGAAATTTCCGGCAAAGCCTTTTATCCTTAACCTGGACGTAACAGCTTTCTATTCATATTTTACCAATAAGATAGTGGGTGATTTTGACACCGACCCTACAAAAATTATTTATGCCAATCTTAACGGTCACGCCATATCTCAGGGCATTTCTGTAAATACTGACCTGCAGTTTAATTTTCCGCTAAAGCTTATGGCAGGTATATCATATATTGATGTGTTCAGGATAGAAAACACATTGGGCGAAAGCCAGCGCATACAGCAGCTGCATGCACCTAAATGGAGTGGTAATTTTATAGCTACCTATAGCCTGCCTAACAATTACAGTGTAGATGTTACCGGTAACTGGTATGGGCCCATGCGCCTGCCCATACAGCCTAATGATTACAGGCCTGAATATTCGCCCTGGTATTGTACCGCAAACATTCAGTTTACCAAGAAGATGGATTATGGACTGGAAATTTATTGCGGCTTTAAAAATATCTTTGACTTTGTACCACGTTATTCGCTAATGCGCCCGTTTGACCCGTTTAATAAAGATGCAGACAACCCTGTTAGCAACCCCAACGGTTATACGTTTGATACAGCTTATAATTATGCTTCGCTACAAGGCAGGAGAGTATTTTTAGGAATGCGGTATAATTTGGGTATATAA
- a CDS encoding purine-nucleoside phosphorylase has product MWNKVQETVKYIQETTKFTPRYGVILGSGLGGFADDIEILHSIPYSDLPNFPTSTVEGHEGRLIFGKIGQNNVVAMQGRFHYYEGYTMQEVTFPVRVMKYLGVEKLIVSNASGGVNPFYKVGDVVLIYDHINMMPEHPLRGHNDERFGPRFVNMSEPYSRNMISKAKEIAVSLSIDVKDGIYLGLQGPTFETLSEYRMVKILGADCVGMSTVPEVIVARHMNIECFGISVITDMGDTQEGVGNVSHDEVLQAAKAAEPKVRTLIKELIVKY; this is encoded by the coding sequence ATGTGGAACAAAGTACAGGAAACCGTTAAATACATTCAGGAAACTACAAAGTTTACGCCACGCTACGGCGTTATATTAGGCTCTGGCCTTGGGGGCTTTGCAGATGATATTGAGATACTGCATTCTATACCGTATTCAGATTTGCCAAACTTTCCTACATCTACCGTAGAGGGGCATGAAGGCAGGCTGATATTTGGTAAAATAGGGCAAAACAACGTGGTAGCCATGCAGGGGCGTTTTCATTATTATGAAGGCTACACCATGCAGGAGGTTACCTTTCCGGTAAGGGTAATGAAATACCTTGGTGTAGAAAAGCTTATTGTAAGCAATGCATCGGGCGGGGTAAACCCTTTTTATAAAGTGGGCGATGTGGTGCTTATATACGACCATATTAATATGATGCCGGAACATCCGCTGCGCGGGCATAACGACGAACGCTTTGGACCACGCTTTGTAAATATGAGCGAGCCGTACAGCCGTAATATGATAAGCAAAGCAAAAGAAATTGCCGTTAGCCTTAGCATTGATGTTAAAGATGGTATTTACCTGGGCTTACAGGGGCCAACGTTTGAAACTCTGTCTGAATACCGAATGGTTAAGATACTGGGTGCCGATTGTGTGGGCATGAGCACGGTGCCGGAGGTTATTGTAGCACGCCATATGAACATAGAATGTTTCGGCATATCTGTAATTACCGATATGGGAGATACCCAGGAAGGCGTAGGAAATGTAAGCCACGACGAGGTGCTACAGGCCGCTAAAGCCGCTGAACCAAAAGTGCGTACACTTATAAAAGAGCTTATAGTAAAGTATTAA
- the lpxK gene encoding tetraacyldisaccharide 4'-kinase — MKTLRLLLLPFSLLYGLVTGIRNLLYNSGGFKSVTFNVPVIAVGNLSTGGTGKTPQTEYLIRLLSQQYNVAVLSRGYGRKTHGYILADAAATAQIIGDEPYQFFSKLKNIRVAVDANRVNGITNLLSLTPKPQLIILDDAYQHRRVKAGFYILLTAYGDLYADDFILPAGNLREGRAGAKRAGVIVVTKCPPDISVAEQQKIIAKLKPAATQCVYFTSIAYDAAVYNESTRISVAELAAQPKVLVAGIAKPKPFFDYLRSDGDVLKEYPDHHDFTDSEISELERLSQNQYIVATEKDYVRLKGRLPQNRLYYLPIKSRFINDGDDFNKTILDYVEQSTGNR, encoded by the coding sequence ATGAAAACACTCAGGCTGTTATTACTCCCTTTTTCGCTGCTGTATGGCCTGGTTACCGGTATTCGTAATTTATTATACAATAGTGGTGGGTTTAAATCAGTAACTTTTAATGTGCCTGTAATAGCTGTAGGTAACCTGAGTACGGGTGGTACCGGTAAAACCCCACAGACCGAATACCTTATACGCCTGCTGTCGCAACAGTATAATGTTGCGGTACTAAGCCGTGGCTACGGACGCAAAACCCATGGCTATATTCTTGCCGATGCTGCCGCAACTGCACAAATCATTGGCGACGAGCCTTACCAGTTTTTTTCAAAATTAAAAAATATCAGGGTAGCGGTAGATGCTAACCGTGTAAATGGTATTACAAACCTGCTCTCGCTTACGCCAAAACCGCAGCTTATTATATTAGACGATGCCTACCAACACCGCCGTGTAAAGGCTGGATTTTATATACTGCTCACGGCCTATGGCGATTTGTATGCAGACGATTTTATTCTCCCTGCCGGAAACCTGCGGGAAGGCCGCGCCGGTGCAAAAAGAGCCGGTGTGATTGTAGTTACTAAATGCCCGCCTGATATATCTGTTGCTGAACAGCAAAAAATTATTGCTAAACTGAAGCCTGCTGCAACGCAATGTGTATATTTTACGAGCATTGCTTATGATGCCGCGGTTTATAATGAAAGCACCCGGATTAGTGTAGCCGAACTTGCCGCACAGCCTAAAGTGCTGGTGGCAGGCATTGCAAAGCCAAAGCCGTTTTTTGATTATTTAAGATCAGATGGTGATGTGCTTAAAGAATATCCTGACCACCATGATTTTACCGATAGTGAAATCAGTGAGTTAGAAAGATTATCCCAAAACCAATATATTGTTGCTACCGAGAAAGATTATGTACGCCTTAAAGGGCGACTGCCGCAAAACAGGCTCTATTACCTGCCTATTAAAAGCCGGTTTATAAACGATGGCGACGATTTTAATAAAACCATTTTAGATTATGTGGAACAAAGTACAGGAAACCGTTAA
- a CDS encoding Nif3-like dinuclear metal center hexameric protein: MKIAEILDILEIMAPLGYAEDFDNVGLLTGSAATDATGILVCHDALEQVIDEAIAASCNLVVCFHPILFSGLKKITGKNYVERAVIKAIKNDIAIYAVHTALDNHSQGVNKIFADALGLINTKILVPKEGFIRKLVTYTIAENHIQLRNALFNAGAGSIGNYQNCSFNSTGLGTYQGNEFSNPEVGQRGEFTEANEIKIEVTFEKHLEAKILKALFANHVYEEVAYEIYTLQNRHQNIGLGIIGELAEPLDEHTFLEFAKQKIKAGGIRHSAFTGKPIKKVALLGGSGSFAIKNAIAAGADAYLTADLKYHQFYEAEGKLLLADVGHYESERYTADYIAKYLSENIKDIAIRVSGIDTNPVKYV, encoded by the coding sequence ATGAAAATAGCGGAGATTTTAGATATACTTGAGATAATGGCTCCACTGGGGTATGCCGAAGACTTTGATAACGTGGGCCTGCTTACCGGCAGCGCAGCTACAGATGCTACCGGTATACTGGTGTGCCATGATGCACTTGAGCAGGTTATAGACGAGGCCATAGCAGCAAGCTGCAACCTTGTTGTGTGCTTTCACCCGATATTGTTTAGCGGGTTAAAAAAGATAACCGGCAAAAACTATGTAGAGCGTGCCGTTATTAAAGCCATAAAAAACGACATTGCCATTTATGCCGTACATACCGCATTAGACAACCATAGCCAGGGTGTGAACAAAATATTTGCAGATGCACTTGGGCTTATCAATACTAAGATACTGGTACCTAAAGAAGGCTTTATTCGTAAGCTTGTAACGTATACCATTGCCGAAAATCACATACAATTGCGCAATGCCCTGTTTAACGCAGGGGCAGGCAGCATAGGCAATTATCAAAATTGTAGTTTTAACAGCACCGGGCTGGGCACTTACCAGGGTAATGAATTTAGCAACCCCGAAGTGGGCCAGCGTGGCGAATTTACTGAGGCCAATGAAATAAAAATTGAGGTTACTTTTGAAAAACACCTTGAAGCCAAAATACTGAAAGCACTTTTTGCAAACCATGTGTATGAGGAAGTTGCCTATGAAATTTACACCCTTCAAAACCGCCACCAGAATATAGGTCTTGGAATTATAGGCGAACTGGCAGAACCTCTTGATGAACATACATTTCTTGAATTTGCAAAGCAAAAGATAAAAGCTGGAGGCATACGCCACAGCGCTTTTACCGGAAAGCCGATTAAAAAAGTTGCCCTGCTGGGTGGCTCAGGCAGCTTTGCTATTAAAAATGCAATAGCAGCGGGAGCTGACGCCTACCTTACGGCCGACCTTAAATACCACCAGTTTTATGAAGCCGAGGGCAAGCTATTATTAGCAGACGTAGGCCACTATGAGAGTGAGCGTTATACTGCTGATTATATAGCAAAGTACTTGTCTGAAAATATAAAAGACATTGCAATCAGGGTTTCTGGCATCGACACTAATCCTGTAAAATATGTTTAG
- a CDS encoding zinc ribbon domain-containing protein, with the protein MANIKELSVEEKLRALYDLQLIDSRIDEITNVRGELPLEVEDLEDEVAGLSTRLEKLKNDLESIEEQIKEKKNAIDDHKVAIKKYTEQQKNVRNNREFNSLTKEVEFQELEIQLAEKHIKEMKASIEHKKETLGQSQEKLDAKSNHLGHKKSELDAIMAETEKEENFLKEKSGEYRSQIEDRLLAAYDRIRSSVRNGLAVVSIERGASAGSFFTIPPQTQMEIAARKKILTDEHSGRILVDSALADEEREKMEQLFAKI; encoded by the coding sequence ATGGCGAATATCAAGGAACTAAGTGTTGAAGAAAAGTTAAGGGCACTTTATGATTTACAGTTGATCGACTCACGCATTGACGAGATCACGAATGTAAGGGGCGAACTTCCACTGGAAGTAGAAGACCTGGAAGATGAAGTGGCAGGGCTAAGCACAAGGCTTGAAAAACTAAAAAATGACCTTGAAAGCATTGAGGAGCAGATCAAAGAAAAGAAAAATGCTATTGACGACCACAAGGTAGCCATAAAAAAATACACTGAGCAGCAAAAAAATGTGCGCAATAACCGTGAGTTCAACTCTCTTACTAAAGAAGTAGAATTTCAGGAGCTTGAAATACAGCTTGCAGAAAAGCACATTAAAGAAATGAAGGCTTCTATAGAGCACAAAAAGGAAACTTTAGGACAAAGCCAGGAAAAACTGGATGCTAAGTCTAACCACCTTGGGCACAAAAAATCAGAGCTTGACGCTATTATGGCTGAGACTGAAAAAGAAGAAAACTTCCTGAAAGAAAAGTCAGGCGAGTACCGTAGCCAGATCGAAGACAGGCTTCTTGCCGCTTATGACAGGATACGTAGCAGCGTGCGTAATGGCCTTGCAGTAGTATCTATAGAAAGAGGTGCTTCGGCAGGTTCATTCTTTACCATTCCGCCACAAACGCAAATGGAAATTGCAGCCCGCAAAAAAATACTTACTGACGAGCACAGTGGCCGTATACTTGTAGACAGCGCACTTGCTGATGAAGAGAGAGAGAAAATGGAGCAATTATTTGCTAAAATATAA
- a CDS encoding alpha/beta fold hydrolase → MPYFLTNLAAKLIGLYINILSYLAPTAANRIAYMYFSKPLRGRLKKDRLPIILREAQQETITYNNAVFEAYVWPGNETKVLLVHGWESNASRWKLLISYLKKSGCTIIALDAPAHGLSSGDEFTIPHYAEFVNVLVNKYQPQYLIGHSLGGATALYFQAHYPNPFIEKMVVLGAPSEFNSILQNYRKLLGLSNRVFNKLNAFCIECYGMDLKDFSGAAFAKKIDIPGLLVHDRADETVAFKEGKRIADAYPNATFLITNGMGHRLHDDGLYNRIYDYLFNEKQVVSNEEIA, encoded by the coding sequence ATGCCATATTTTTTAACAAACCTGGCCGCAAAGCTTATAGGCCTGTACATAAATATTCTTAGTTACCTGGCACCCACGGCTGCCAACAGAATTGCCTATATGTATTTTAGCAAGCCCCTGCGCGGACGGTTAAAAAAAGACAGGCTCCCTATTATACTCCGCGAGGCACAACAGGAAACCATAACCTACAACAATGCTGTATTTGAGGCCTATGTATGGCCGGGCAACGAAACAAAAGTTTTATTGGTACACGGTTGGGAAAGCAATGCCAGCCGCTGGAAACTGCTTATAAGCTACCTTAAAAAATCGGGCTGTACCATTATTGCGCTTGATGCTCCTGCGCACGGGCTCTCATCCGGAGATGAGTTTACAATTCCGCATTATGCCGAATTTGTAAATGTGCTGGTTAATAAATACCAGCCACAATACCTTATAGGGCATAGCCTGGGCGGCGCTACGGCACTTTACTTCCAGGCGCACTACCCTAACCCGTTTATTGAGAAAATGGTTGTACTGGGCGCTCCCAGCGAGTTTAACTCCATCCTGCAAAATTACCGCAAACTTTTAGGGCTAAGCAATCGCGTATTTAACAAGCTGAACGCCTTTTGTATAGAATGCTATGGTATGGACCTGAAGGATTTTTCGGGTGCGGCATTTGCCAAAAAAATTGACATTCCCGGATTACTGGTACACGACCGTGCCGATGAAACCGTAGCCTTTAAAGAAGGCAAGCGCATAGCAGATGCTTATCCTAACGCTACGTTTTTAATTACAAACGGCATGGGGCACCGCCTGCACGACGACGGGCTGTATAACCGCATTTACGATTATCTGTTTAATGAAAAACAGGTTGTTTCTAATGAAGAAATAGCATAG
- a CDS encoding S8 family peptidase — protein sequence MKKTTLLAVLLFAPLTFFAQNRKGNLHLQPNSQHELYVAFNSSDMPKGYDGLVKTYGIAAEPGIDISAEKLDAMEALALKNTGNGASVNRLRNIYKLSITDPTNERLLSLGRELEKLDGVAYCSLASLTPVKPPLDIEPVTPLYENQQTYIGTAGVKMDYAWNLGLNGQGINIRDVEYGFNPNHEDLNEVSVGFAQGMVVSNDASTNYTEHGTAVLGVLVGDKGNYGISGMAYGANEAVLFPEWTTVSYNRTRAISRSIAASAPGDVILFELQVGGTETDPEYPDNYVAGEYDNVVWDLTRAATDTGIIIVAAAGNGGQNLDAPDYAEYMDRGNSGAIMVGAGNSTGTRRRLNFSTYGARVDVQGWGQGVLTSGYGDYVTIDNDFNQQYTMFSGTSSATPIVASCVVVLQSYYHSLTDTYFSPAEMRDLLISTGQAQGSASTGHIGPLPNMQAAIVAIQNLLGVSGNTKALFTAYPNPVQDKLTLNAEVVSAKLTAEVYTTMGQKVYSSTLNGMSQIDFSAFAAGVYIVKVTDGDKVTTRRIVKN from the coding sequence ATGAAGAAAACTACCCTTCTGGCTGTGCTGCTTTTTGCGCCGCTTACATTTTTTGCACAAAACCGAAAAGGAAACCTGCACCTACAACCCAATAGCCAACATGAGTTATATGTTGCCTTTAATAGCAGTGATATGCCTAAGGGTTATGATGGCCTTGTTAAAACGTATGGCATAGCTGCCGAGCCCGGCATAGACATCAGTGCTGAAAAGCTGGATGCTATGGAAGCCCTTGCGCTTAAAAATACGGGTAATGGCGCATCGGTCAACAGGCTGCGTAATATTTACAAATTATCGATTACTGATCCAACTAATGAAAGGCTGCTTAGCCTGGGGCGTGAGCTGGAAAAACTGGACGGAGTAGCTTACTGCTCTCTTGCGTCGTTAACTCCTGTAAAGCCACCTTTAGACATAGAGCCGGTAACGCCGCTGTATGAAAACCAACAAACTTATATAGGTACTGCCGGAGTTAAGATGGACTATGCCTGGAACCTTGGCCTTAACGGGCAGGGTATTAATATAAGGGATGTAGAATACGGATTTAATCCTAACCATGAAGACCTGAACGAAGTAAGTGTAGGATTTGCACAGGGTATGGTCGTTTCTAATGATGCTTCTACAAATTACACAGAACATGGTACAGCCGTACTGGGTGTGCTTGTAGGAGATAAAGGGAACTATGGTATATCAGGTATGGCATATGGTGCTAATGAGGCAGTGTTGTTCCCGGAATGGACAACGGTCTCTTATAATCGAACCCGTGCTATCTCAAGAAGTATAGCTGCATCGGCTCCCGGCGATGTAATTTTATTTGAGCTACAGGTAGGGGGCACTGAAACCGATCCTGAATATCCTGATAATTATGTGGCAGGAGAGTATGATAATGTAGTGTGGGACCTTACCCGCGCTGCTACCGATACAGGTATTATTATTGTAGCTGCTGCCGGTAACGGAGGGCAAAACCTTGATGCCCCTGATTATGCTGAGTATATGGACAGGGGGAATAGTGGTGCCATTATGGTAGGTGCAGGAAATAGTACCGGTACCCGTCGCAGGCTAAACTTTAGTACTTATGGCGCGCGCGTAGATGTGCAGGGCTGGGGTCAGGGTGTGCTTACATCGGGTTATGGCGATTATGTTACAATAGATAATGATTTTAACCAGCAATATACCATGTTTAGTGGTACAAGTTCTGCTACGCCTATCGTGGCATCGTGTGTTGTAGTGCTGCAATCGTACTACCACAGCCTTACCGACACCTATTTTAGCCCTGCTGAAATGCGCGACCTACTTATTAGTACGGGCCAGGCGCAGGGATCTGCATCTACAGGGCATATAGGGCCATTGCCAAATATGCAGGCTGCGATCGTAGCCATACAAAACCTGCTTGGGGTATCGGGCAATACTAAGGCTTTGTTTACAGCATATCCTAACCCGGTACAAGATAAGCTTACGCTAAACGCTGAAGTAGTTTCGGCTAAACTTACGGCTGAGGTATACACCACAATGGGGCAAAAAGTATATAGCAGTACCTTAAACGGAATGTCTCAAATAGATTTTAGCGCTTTTGCTGCCGGTGTGTATATCGTGAAAGTTACCGATGGCGATAAAGTTACTACCCGAAGAATTGTAAAGAATTAA
- the rluF gene encoding 23S rRNA pseudouridine(2604) synthase RluF, translating to METELKRLNKFISETGYCSRREADKLIEEGRVTLNGAVPEMGTKVSPADEIRIDGKLITEKRGTNVYLAFHKPVGIECTTNPDVRDNIVEYINYPKRIFPIGRLDKASEGLIFMTDDGDIVNKILRARNNHEKEYIVTVSKPITDRFIQRMGNGVPILDTITRKCKVEQVSKYVFRIVLTQGLNRQIRRMCEYLDYEVTALKRIRIINISLDVPVGRYRDLTPAEITELNTLIEPSSKTEEASLPKPAQQRDTTQKPAYKPRENKPLSNGNKQNRTSSNGSKRPFNRDNKGNGGQSGEGNKGNFRKKNNE from the coding sequence ATGGAAACGGAACTTAAACGCCTCAATAAATTTATATCAGAAACCGGGTATTGCTCACGCCGCGAGGCAGACAAGCTTATAGAAGAAGGTCGTGTAACACTAAACGGCGCAGTGCCGGAAATGGGCACTAAGGTAAGCCCTGCTGACGAAATACGCATTGATGGCAAACTGATTACCGAAAAGCGCGGTACTAATGTATACCTGGCCTTTCATAAACCGGTAGGCATTGAGTGCACAACCAATCCTGACGTGCGGGACAATATTGTAGAATACATTAACTACCCTAAACGCATATTCCCGATAGGCAGGCTGGATAAAGCCAGTGAGGGATTAATTTTTATGACCGACGATGGCGATATTGTAAACAAGATACTCCGCGCACGCAACAACCACGAAAAAGAATATATTGTTACCGTAAGCAAACCCATTACCGATCGTTTTATACAGCGTATGGGCAATGGTGTACCAATACTGGATACCATAACCCGTAAATGCAAGGTAGAGCAGGTAAGCAAATACGTATTTAGGATTGTGCTTACCCAGGGGCTAAACCGCCAGATACGCCGCATGTGCGAGTACCTGGACTATGAGGTAACAGCCCTTAAACGCATCCGCATTATCAACATATCGCTTGATGTACCTGTGGGACGTTACCGCGACCTAACCCCGGCAGAGATTACAGAACTGAATACCCTTATAGAGCCAAGCAGCAAGACTGAAGAAGCCAGTTTGCCTAAACCTGCACAACAAAGGGATACTACCCAAAAGCCTGCTTACAAGCCACGCGAAAATAAGCCGCTTAGCAATGGCAATAAACAAAACCGTACAAGTAGTAATGGCAGCAAAAGACCATTTAACCGTGATAACAAAGGCAATGGCGGGCAGTCAGGAGAAGGTAATAAAGGGAATTTCAGGAAGAAGAACAATGAGTGA
- a CDS encoding LytR/AlgR family response regulator transcription factor, giving the protein MSSIKTIIVEDSRLARNELKELIKQHQDIEVIAEAENVDEAYRKINELQPQLIFLDINMPGKDGFELLEMLDDVPLVVFTTAFDEYAIKSFEYNALDYLLKPINEKRFADAVDKVKQKLEATVAKANANNGLLNENGQIFIKEGEKCWLVKVGEIQLCEIVGNYTRVYFNGNRPLIYKSLNQVEERLPQQLFFRANRQQIINLQYIKTVDNGFSGKLIATLTTGAEVEISRRQSALFKDMLSL; this is encoded by the coding sequence ATGAGCAGTATAAAAACCATAATAGTAGAAGATTCGCGGCTGGCGCGCAACGAACTTAAGGAGCTTATTAAGCAGCACCAGGATATTGAGGTAATAGCCGAAGCTGAAAACGTTGATGAAGCGTACCGCAAGATAAACGAATTGCAGCCACAGCTTATTTTCCTGGATATTAATATGCCGGGCAAGGATGGTTTTGAACTTTTAGAAATGCTTGATGATGTGCCTTTAGTCGTGTTTACTACGGCTTTTGATGAGTATGCCATAAAATCTTTTGAATACAATGCCCTTGATTACCTGCTGAAACCCATTAACGAAAAGCGCTTTGCCGATGCGGTAGATAAAGTAAAGCAAAAGCTTGAGGCTACTGTTGCTAAAGCAAATGCGAATAACGGGCTGTTAAATGAAAACGGCCAGATTTTTATAAAGGAGGGAGAAAAGTGCTGGCTTGTAAAAGTAGGCGAAATTCAGCTGTGTGAAATTGTGGGTAACTATACCCGTGTGTACTTTAACGGTAACAGGCCGTTAATATATAAATCGCTGAACCAGGTAGAGGAGCGCCTGCCACAGCAGCTGTTTTTCAGGGCAAACCGCCAGCAAATAATCAACCTGCAATACATAAAAACGGTAGATAATGGCTTTAGCGGTAAGCTTATCGCTACGTTAACTACGGGTGCTGAGGTAGAAATATCGCGCAGGCAATCAGCATTGTTTAAGGATATGCTGAGTCTTTAA